Proteins encoded together in one Astatotilapia calliptera chromosome 7, fAstCal1.2, whole genome shotgun sequence window:
- the avpr1aa gene encoding arginine vasopressin receptor 1Aa isoform X1 → MYAPDKRMLLNEENQTLVFTVTTDLMMGTSGNGTDQHNGSDPFARNEEVAQIEIMVLSITFVVAVIGNVSVLLAMYNTKKKMSRMHLFIKHLSLADLVVAFFQVLPQLCWEITFRFYGPDFLCRIVKHLQVMGMFASTYMMVMMTLDRYIAICHPLKTLQQSTRRSYIMIISTWICSLVLSCSQYFIFSLSEIQNGSGVYDCWARFIEPWGARAYITWITVGIFLVPVVLLMMCYGFICHSIWKNIKYKKRKTTAGAANRNGLIGKNSVSSVTTISRAKLRTVKMTFVIVLAYIVCWAPFFIVQMWSVWDENFQWDDSENTAVSLSALLASLNSCCNPWIYMIFSGHLLQDFVQCFSCCRKINTDFKKEDSDSSLRRTTLLTKMTNRSPTARTFFSRNPDAFKGCCASPQCCRTPFPVKVFTKIKPI, encoded by the exons ATGTACGCTCCTGACAAACGTATGCTCCTGAACGAAGAGAACCAGACTTTGGTGTTCACTGTCACCACTGACCTAATGATGGGAACGTCTGGAAACGGCACCGACCAGCATAACGGATCAGATCCGTTTGCAAGGAACGAGGAGGTGGCACAAATAGAGATAATGGTTCTGAGCATCACCTTCGTggttgctgtcattgggaacgtAAGCGTCCTGCTGGCCATGTAcaacacaaagaagaagatgTCGCGAATGCACCTTTTCATCAAACACCTGAGCCTGGCCGATCTGGTGGTTGCTTTCTTCCAGGTGCTGCCACAGCTGTGCTGGGAAATCACCTTCCGCTTCTACGGCCCAGACTTTCTCTGCAGGATTGTGAAGCACCTCCAGGTGATGGGAATGTTTGCGTCCACCTatatgatggtgatgatgaccCTGGATCGTTACATTGCCATCTGCCACCCTCTGAAAACCCTACAGCAGTCCACACGACGCTCGTACATCATGATCATCTCCACGTGGATATGTAGCCTGGTGCTCAGCTGTTCACAGTACTTCATCTTCTCCCTGAGCGAGATCCAGAACGGTTCGGGCGTCTACGACTGCTGGGCGCGCTTTATCGAGCCCTGGGGCGCCAGGGCGTACATCACCTGGATAACCGTGGGCATCTTTCTGGTGCCCGTGGTCCTTCTCATGATGTGCTACGGGTTTATCTGCCACAGTATTTGGAAGAATATTaaatacaagaaaagaaaaacgacGGCTGGTGCGGCAAACAGGAATGGACTGATTGGAAAGAACTCGGTCAGCAGCGTTACAACTATCTCAAGAGCCAAACTGAGAACCGTTAAAATGACTTTTGTGATCGTTTTGGCGTACATTGTTTGCTGGGCACCGTTTTTCATCGTGCAGATGTGGTCTGTGTGGGATGAAAACTTCCAGTGGGATG ATTCAGAGAACACAGCAGTGTCTCTGTCTGCACTCCTTGCCAGTCTCAACAGCTGCTGTAACCCGTGGATATACATGATCTTCAgtggccacctcctccaggaTTTTGTGCAGTGCTTCTCGTGTTGCCGCAAAATCAACACCGACTTCAAGAAAGAAGACTCAGACAGTAGCCTCCGCAGAACGACTTTGCTGACTAAGATGACCAATCGGAGCCCAACAG cgaGAACCTTTTTTTCCAGGAATCCTGATGCTTTCAAAGGTTGTTGTGCCTCCCCACAGTGCTGCCGAACACCCTTCCCTGTTAAAGTGTTTACAAAGATAAAACCCATATAG
- the avpr1aa gene encoding arginine vasopressin receptor 1Aa isoform X2 → MYAPDKRMLLNEENQTLVFTVTTDLMMGTSGNGTDQHNGSDPFARNEEVAQIEIMVLSITFVVAVIGNVSVLLAMYNTKKKMSRMHLFIKHLSLADLVVAFFQVLPQLCWEITFRFYGPDFLCRIVKHLQVMGMFASTYMMVMMTLDRYIAICHPLKTLQQSTRRSYIMIISTWICSLVLSCSQYFIFSLSEIQNGSGVYDCWARFIEPWGARAYITWITVGIFLVPVVLLMMCYGFICHSIWKNIKYKKRKTTAGAANRNGLIGKNSVSSVTTISRAKLRTVKMTFVIVLAYIVCWAPFFIVQMWSVWDENFQWDDSENTAVSLSALLASLNSCCNPWIYMIFSGHLLQDFVQCFSCCRKINTDFKKEDSDSSLRRTTLLTKMTNRSPTGSTGYWRELDNSSKPSIQAE, encoded by the exons ATGTACGCTCCTGACAAACGTATGCTCCTGAACGAAGAGAACCAGACTTTGGTGTTCACTGTCACCACTGACCTAATGATGGGAACGTCTGGAAACGGCACCGACCAGCATAACGGATCAGATCCGTTTGCAAGGAACGAGGAGGTGGCACAAATAGAGATAATGGTTCTGAGCATCACCTTCGTggttgctgtcattgggaacgtAAGCGTCCTGCTGGCCATGTAcaacacaaagaagaagatgTCGCGAATGCACCTTTTCATCAAACACCTGAGCCTGGCCGATCTGGTGGTTGCTTTCTTCCAGGTGCTGCCACAGCTGTGCTGGGAAATCACCTTCCGCTTCTACGGCCCAGACTTTCTCTGCAGGATTGTGAAGCACCTCCAGGTGATGGGAATGTTTGCGTCCACCTatatgatggtgatgatgaccCTGGATCGTTACATTGCCATCTGCCACCCTCTGAAAACCCTACAGCAGTCCACACGACGCTCGTACATCATGATCATCTCCACGTGGATATGTAGCCTGGTGCTCAGCTGTTCACAGTACTTCATCTTCTCCCTGAGCGAGATCCAGAACGGTTCGGGCGTCTACGACTGCTGGGCGCGCTTTATCGAGCCCTGGGGCGCCAGGGCGTACATCACCTGGATAACCGTGGGCATCTTTCTGGTGCCCGTGGTCCTTCTCATGATGTGCTACGGGTTTATCTGCCACAGTATTTGGAAGAATATTaaatacaagaaaagaaaaacgacGGCTGGTGCGGCAAACAGGAATGGACTGATTGGAAAGAACTCGGTCAGCAGCGTTACAACTATCTCAAGAGCCAAACTGAGAACCGTTAAAATGACTTTTGTGATCGTTTTGGCGTACATTGTTTGCTGGGCACCGTTTTTCATCGTGCAGATGTGGTCTGTGTGGGATGAAAACTTCCAGTGGGATG ATTCAGAGAACACAGCAGTGTCTCTGTCTGCACTCCTTGCCAGTCTCAACAGCTGCTGTAACCCGTGGATATACATGATCTTCAgtggccacctcctccaggaTTTTGTGCAGTGCTTCTCGTGTTGCCGCAAAATCAACACCGACTTCAAGAAAGAAGACTCAGACAGTAGCCTCCGCAGAACGACTTTGCTGACTAAGATGACCAATCGGAGCCCAACAGGTAGTACCGGCTACTGGAGAGAGCTGGATAATTCCTCCAAGCCCTCTATTCAAGCAGAGTAA